The following proteins are co-located in the Firmicutes bacterium CAG:345 genome:
- a CDS encoding unknown (no significant homology to UniProt), which produces MKKKLFLLAIPAILLTSCKIIYVNSSSSSSSSLSTAITSSSSTSSTISNSSTNTNISSSNTSSSTSSSFSSTSSSNNISTSTSSSSFSSSFDDSSLNKLVINTTISYGGYSDNYDRTAINGFLFYYYRAAYYTDGILTIKPALNIYNTPSLPGLLYNGNKISGIRKIDITYRTLEGTKNPTLRYGIDNTTSKSTSMPISATNYSTFSFVIPESNFFKIETGDVDLTIKEMTIYYTGNEISYNTNYLDYGTSNQFTRLNPVTFDGKLVPGESYVTVPIDIETDGDSYVVKSYKKYTYYDLNYVIDHPEVKDDAMQIDPMDVANYFIAFNEAPANYAKSNNSSEPAKVFGSNFRCISTYKRTNGYATSVPWANYLSNNYPLYHEFDIDIDGHYSKNSRGSGRVVIFEAGFSKSKGATNYSNAPVALYTDDHYATFAEYLNNGTFSPHFNSEMDATDYQWSCVKTLNV; this is translated from the coding sequence ATGAAGAAAAAATTATTTTTATTAGCTATCCCTGCAATTTTACTAACTTCTTGCAAAATTATATATGTCAATAGCAGTTCTAGTTCTTCTAGTTCTTTAAGCACTGCTATTACTTCAAGTTCTTCTACAAGTTCTACTATTTCTAATAGTTCTACTAATACTAATATTAGTTCAAGTAATACATCCAGTTCAACTTCTTCTAGTTTCTCAAGTACGTCTTCATCAAATAATATTAGTACTTCAACTTCTTCAAGTTCTTTTTCAAGTTCTTTTGATGATTCTTCTTTAAATAAATTAGTGATTAATACAACTATTTCGTATGGTGGATATAGTGATAATTATGATAGAACTGCTATAAATGGATTTCTTTTCTACTATTATCGTGCTGCTTATTACACTGATGGAATTTTAACAATTAAGCCAGCTCTAAACATTTATAATACCCCTTCTTTACCTGGTCTTCTTTATAATGGAAATAAAATTTCAGGCATTCGTAAAATCGATATCACATACAGAACTTTAGAGGGTACTAAAAATCCTACACTTAGATATGGTATTGATAATACAACATCAAAAAGTACTTCAATGCCAATTTCTGCAACTAATTATTCAACATTTTCTTTTGTAATTCCTGAATCAAATTTCTTTAAAATTGAAACTGGTGATGTTGATTTAACCATTAAAGAAATGACAATATACTATACCGGAAATGAAATTTCATATAATACTAACTATTTAGATTATGGTACAAGTAATCAATTTACGAGATTAAATCCCGTAACTTTTGATGGAAAATTAGTTCCTGGTGAAAGCTATGTTACTGTTCCAATCGATATTGAAACAGATGGTGATTCTTATGTGGTTAAATCATATAAAAAATATACTTATTATGATTTAAATTATGTAATCGACCATCCTGAAGTTAAAGATGATGCCATGCAAATTGATCCAATGGATGTTGCTAATTATTTTATAGCATTTAATGAAGCTCCTGCTAATTATGCCAAAAGCAATAATTCCAGTGAACCAGCAAAAGTTTTCGGATCTAATTTCCGTTGCATTTCTACATATAAAAGGACAAATGGTTACGCTACAAGTGTCCCTTGGGCAAATTATCTATCGAATAATTATCCTCTTTATCATGAATTCGACATTGATATTGATGGTCACTATAGTAAGAATTCCCGTGGTTCTGGCAGAGTTGTAATTTTTGAAGCAGGTTTCTCTAAATCAAAAGGTGCAACAAATTATAGCAATGCTCCAGTTGCTTTATATACAGATGATCATTATGCAACTTTCGCAGAATATTTGAATAATGGTACATTCTCTCCTCATTTCAATTCTGAAATGGATGCTACTGATTATCAATGGTCATGTGTTAAAACATTAAATGTCTAA
- a CDS encoding formate/nitrite transporter (product inferred by homology to UniProt), with translation MKYLKVLISSIMAGFSIAFGATFYLVLASQGIFWLKVLGSFLFGIGLFTIIHFDFWLYTGKVGYIFENKPNYLLKLLISFIGNLIGVIGISFLIKQTYVINDNIISFCQNLVSIKDHERWFEVSILSFLCGMMIYLAVEGHKRASYPLAKVIFAFIPISLFIICGFEHVIANACYYTYAGSLNWHEILWFIYMGLGNALGSLAFYGMEKLIKLFSKKEEAI, from the coding sequence ATGAAATATTTAAAAGTTTTAATTAGTTCTATTATGGCCGGTTTCTCTATTGCTTTTGGTGCCACTTTTTATCTTGTACTTGCCAGCCAAGGAATTTTCTGGTTAAAAGTCTTAGGATCTTTTTTATTTGGAATAGGATTATTTACAATTATCCATTTTGATTTTTGGCTTTATACTGGTAAAGTTGGATACATATTTGAAAATAAACCAAATTATCTTCTAAAACTACTAATTAGCTTTATTGGAAATTTAATCGGTGTTATCGGTATATCTTTTTTAATAAAACAAACATATGTTATCAATGATAATATTATCTCTTTTTGCCAAAATCTGGTTAGTATAAAAGATCATGAACGTTGGTTTGAAGTATCTATACTATCTTTTTTATGCGGCATGATGATTTATCTTGCAGTAGAAGGACATAAAAGAGCTAGTTATCCTCTTGCAAAAGTAATTTTCGCCTTCATCCCTATCTCTTTATTTATCATTTGTGGTTTTGAACACGTTATAGCTAATGCTTGTTACTATACTTATGCGGGCTCATTAAATTGGCATGAAATATTATGGTTTATTTATATGGGTTTAGGCAACGCTCTTGGCTCTTTAGCCTTTTATGGAATGGAAAAATTAATTAAACTTTTTTCTAAAAAAGAAGAAGCTATTTAA
- a CDS encoding m18 family aminopeptidase (product inferred by homology to UniProt) yields MERVADKLKDLLDKSYSPFHVVLNMENELLNKGFIKLDEKENFNITAGKKYFVTRNDSSVIAFKIPENLTEFALQITATHTDSPSFKIKPNPVIRKLNSVLLNVEPYGGMIYSTWFDKPLSIAGRVMVKEDNKIETHLLAVDEDLLIIPNVAIHMNREINSGYIYNPSRDLIPLLGTNIGDDFDFNKFLLRELNIDKGEIIGHDLFLYNRQKASFIGYDKSLFASMRLDDLSSSYTALLGFLDGKNSENISLFASFDNEEVGSLTKQGANSTFLKDTIKRIIKALGGTYDDFEKIASKSVMISIDNAHANHPNRLDLSDSTTNVMLNNGIVIKYNANQSYTTDSYSSAIVKAICQKNKQNYQEFTNRSDLRGGSTLGNLSNSEISLTCADIGIAQLAMHSSYEVLGTSDIEEMKKFVETFYSTTIELNGNSINLK; encoded by the coding sequence ATGGAAAGAGTTGCAGATAAACTTAAAGATCTTTTGGATAAATCTTATTCACCATTTCATGTTGTTTTAAATATGGAAAATGAACTGTTAAACAAGGGATTTATCAAGTTAGATGAAAAAGAAAATTTTAATATAACAGCAGGAAAAAAGTACTTTGTTACTAGAAATGATTCATCTGTTATAGCATTTAAAATTCCAGAAAATCTAACTGAATTTGCTTTGCAAATTACAGCAACTCATACTGATTCACCATCATTTAAAATTAAGCCAAATCCAGTTATAAGAAAATTGAATTCCGTTTTATTAAATGTTGAACCATATGGAGGAATGATATATTCGACATGGTTTGATAAACCATTATCCATAGCTGGGAGAGTTATGGTAAAAGAAGATAATAAGATTGAAACTCATCTTTTAGCTGTGGATGAAGATTTGTTGATTATTCCAAATGTAGCAATTCATATGAATAGAGAAATAAACTCAGGATATATTTATAATCCTTCACGTGATCTTATTCCATTACTAGGAACAAATATAGGTGATGATTTTGATTTTAATAAGTTTTTGTTGCGAGAATTGAATATTGATAAAGGTGAAATTATTGGACATGATTTATTTTTATATAATCGACAAAAAGCTAGTTTCATCGGATATGACAAAAGTTTATTTGCCTCGATGCGCTTAGATGATCTATCGAGTTCATATACGGCATTATTAGGATTTCTAGATGGAAAAAATTCTGAAAATATAAGTTTATTTGCTTCATTTGATAATGAAGAAGTTGGAAGTTTAACAAAACAAGGAGCAAACTCAACATTCTTAAAAGATACTATAAAAAGAATTATAAAAGCATTAGGTGGAACATATGATGATTTTGAAAAAATTGCTTCAAAATCAGTGATGATTTCTATTGATAATGCACATGCTAATCATCCAAATAGACTAGATTTATCTGACTCTACGACAAATGTCATGCTAAATAATGGTATTGTTATAAAATACAATGCCAATCAATCATATACAACTGATTCATATTCATCAGCGATAGTTAAAGCAATTTGCCAAAAAAATAAACAAAACTATCAGGAATTTACCAATAGATCCGATCTTCGCGGTGGAAGTACTTTAGGAAATTTGTCAAATAGTGAAATATCTTTGACATGTGCTGACATCGGTATTGCCCAATTGGCAATGCATTCTTCCTATGAAGTATTGGGCACTTCTGATATAGAAGAAATGAAAAAATTTGTTGAAACATTCTATTCAACAACAATAGAACTCAATGGAAATAGTATAAATTTAAAATAA